The proteins below are encoded in one region of Chrysemys picta bellii isolate R12L10 chromosome 4, ASM1138683v2, whole genome shotgun sequence:
- the LOC112061393 gene encoding olfactory receptor 5AR1-like, whose product MAERNHTTVTEFIFVGFTDHPDLQIPLFMLFLVMYVVSLMGNLGMIGLIMVETRLHTPMYFFLSQMSIVDIGYSTAIAPRLLMTFVAETRTIPLIECAAQLFFVCFFVTNECCLLAVIAYDCFKVICNPLLYRAIMSKRHCVLLVAGTYVCGSVNSVVQTLFIFSLSFCSSNVVNHFFCDVPPMLKLSCSDTHVTDLVLFTFSTVIGMTTFLGVLISYMCILLAILRIRSAKGRRKTFSTCASHLTVVTMFYGTLICIYLRPSSSYVMDQDKVTSVFYALVIPMLNPLIYSLRNKEVNDAFKRVIYKKIFSWSL is encoded by the coding sequence atggcagagagaaaccaCACCACGGTGACCGAGTTCATTTTCGTAGGATTCACAGATCATCCAGATCTACAGATCCCCCTCTTTATGTTGTTCCTAGTGATGTATGTGGTCAGCCTGatggggaatcttgggatgatagGGTTAATCATGGTTGAAACCCGACTtcatacccccatgtactttttcctaagCCAGATGTCCATTGTAGATATTGGATATTCCACTGCCATAGCTCCCAGGTTGCTAATGACCTTTGTAGCAGAGACTAGAACCATTCCTTTGATTGAGTGTGCGGCACAACTATTCTTCGTCTGTTTCTTTGTGACCAATGAATGTTGCCTCCTGGCTGTGATTGCGTATGACTGCTTTAAAGTTATCTGTAATCCACTGCTATACAGAGCCATTATGTCCAAGAGACACTGTGTCCTGTTAGTGGCTGGTACATATGTATGTGGCTCTGTGAATTCAGTTGTGCAAACTCTATTTATATTCAGTCTGTCCTTCTGCAGCTCCAATGTtgtcaaccatttcttctgtgatgtgcccCCCATGCTGAAGCTGTCCTGCTCTGACACCCATGTCACTGACCTTGTACTTTTCACTTTCTCTACTGTAATTGGAATGACTACTTTTCTGGGTGTCCTAATCTCCTACATGTGCATCCTTCTGGCCATTCTCAGGATCCGTTCTGCCAAAGGGAGACGCAAAACCTTTTCCACCTGTGCCTCCCACCTGACAGTTGTCACTATGTTTTATGGGACGctgatatgtatatatttaagacCCAGTTCTAGCTACGTGATGGACCAAGACAAGGTTACCTCTGTGTTTTATGCCCTtgtgatccccatgttgaaccccctgatctacagcctgcgAAACAAGGAGGTAAATGATGCCTTTAAAAGGGTGATATACAAGAAGATTTTTTCTTGGTCATTATAA
- the LOC135983335 gene encoding olfactory receptor-like protein COR8 — MAYDRYVAICNPLLYTAVMSKRVCIHLVASSYVGGLVNSLTHTCGLLRLSFCGPNIINHYFCDTNPLLKLACSDNHINEILLVTFSGVIAMSTLLFVIISYLYILFSILRIRSAKGRRKAFSTCASHLTAVTMFYGPVSLSHIQPSSSYSLEQEKISAVFYTLVVPMLNPLIYSLRNKEVKDALKRVIDWKNIPS, encoded by the coding sequence ATGGCATACGACCGCTATGTAGCCATTTGTAACCCTCTGCTCTACACCGCTGTTATGTCTAAGAGAGTATGTattcatctagtggccagctcataTGTAGGGGGGCTCGTGAACTCACTGACCCACACATGTGGCTTGCTGAGGTTGTCGTTCTGTGGgcccaacatcatcaatcattactTTTGTGACACTAACCCATTGCTGAAGCTTGCCTGCTCTGATAACCACATCAATGAGATTTTGCTTGTAACGTTCTCTGGAGTTATTGCCATGTCCACCCTCCTGTTTGTCATAATCTCTTATCTGTACATCCTCTTCTCTATCCTGAGGATCCGCTCCGCCaagggcaggcgcaaagccttctccacctgtgcctctcatctgacAGCTGTCACCATGTTCTATGGACCTGTGAGCTTAAGCCACATACAACCCAGTTCCAGCTACTCACtggaacaggagaaaatctctgctgtgttttataccctggtggtccccatgttgaaccccttgatctacagcctgaggaacaaggaggttaagGATGCTCTTAAGAGGGTGATAGACTGGAAAAACATTCCCAGCTAA